The genomic DNA GGCACCATGAACTACCCGTTCTCCGATGAGCCCGCCAGCCGCTTCAAGCAGATGGTGTTGAACATGGCGCCGGTGAACGCGCAGCCCTTCGTCGAGGGCCGCCGCCTGCACCACACCAACTTCCGGGATGGCACCCACTCCGAGTCCGGCAACCCTGTCTTCACCGAGCAGGTGGGCAAGCTGGGGACGAACTACATCGAGGTCTCGTGCATCGCCTGCCACGTGAACAACGGCCGCGCGCTGCCTCCCGCCGTCAACACCTCGCTGACCCGGAGCGTGGTCAAGGTGGGCCGGGTCAATGGCAGCACCGTGACCGCGGATCCCGCCCTGGGCTCCAAGCTGCAGCCGCGCAGCACCAGCGGTACCCCCGAGGCGGATGTGCGCATCACCCAGTGGGTCAATAGCAGTGGCACGTACGCGGATGGCACGGCCTACCAGCTGCGCAAGCCCACCTACGGCTTCACCAACGTCATCCCCACCCACTTCTCCGCCCGCATCACGCCGCAGCTCATCGGCATGGGTCTGCTCGAGGCCATTCCCGAGAGCGCCATCGCCGCGCTGGCCGATCCGTCGGACACGAACAAGGATGGCGTCTCCGGCCGCATGCAGACGGTGCTCGATCCCCAGACGGGCCAGACGCGTCTGGGCCGCTTCGGCTGGAAGGCGAGCGCTTCGTCCGTGCGCCACCAGGTCGCCGATGCCTTCAATGGCGACATGGGCGTCACGTCGTCCCTGTTCAGGACCCTGGACTGTGGCTCGGCGCAGGCCGGCTGCTCGGGCTCCAGCACGGAGCTGAGCGACCAGGACCTGGACAAGATCGTGCGCTACATCTCCCTGCTGGGCGTGCCGGCGCGCCGCGATCTCAACGATGCCCAGGCCCTGCGCGGCGAGACGCTCTTCCAGAGCGCGGGCTGCGGCAAGTGCCACACGGCCACGCTGACGACGAGCGCGTACCACCCGAAGGCGGAGCTGCGCGGTCAGACGATCCACCCCTACACGGACCTGCTCCTGCACGACATGGGCACGGGCCTGGCCGACAACCTGCCCGACGGCATCGCCACCGGCGCGGAGTGGCGCACGCCGCCGCTGTGGAGCATCGGCCTGACGCCGGCCATCAGCGGGGGCGAGGCCTACCTGCATGACGGCCGTGCCCGCACCCTCCAGGAGGCCATCCTCTGGCACGGGGGCGAGGCGCAGGCGGCCCAGCAGGCCTTCGTCAAGATGTCGAGCTCCGACCGGGATGCGTTGATCCGCTTCCTGAAGTCCATCTGAGCCGATGCGCCCCCCTCCGGAGCGAGGGAGGGGGGCGGGGGAGGCCGACCTCACGTGTCGGGTTGGCCACCCGATGGGAGACGTCATACTGACTTCCCCAGTCATGTCCTCTGAGGTAGGACGGGGCATCCGACTGGAGAAGACATGTCCACGACCGTCACCATCACCATGCATGAGCGCCGCTTCTTCGAGCGCATCTACCAAGTTGTCGAGCAGGTTCCTTCCGGCCAGGTCTCCACCTATGGAGACATCGCGATCATCGTGGGAGGAGGCTGCGACGCGCGCGTCGTGGGGCTCGCGATGGGCGACCTGGGGCCGCGCGCCGCCCAGGTCCCCTGGCAGCGCATCATCAACCGCTCGGGAGGCATCAGCACCCAGGAGGGCGTGGGCCAGCGCGAGCTGCTCCGGGCCGAGGGCGTCGAGTTCGACGACAAGGGCAAGGTGCTCCTGGAGCGCTTCCGCTGGGCGGGCCCCTCCGCGGAGTGGGCCGCGAAGCACGGTTTCACCCCATTGCCCGCTCGTGGCACCTCCAAGGATGAGGAGGACAAGTCACAACTGCGCTTGTTCTGAGCCGTCCGGGCGGAGGTACGTGTTTATACTCCCGCCCCCATGGAAGGCCGCCTCGTCCTCAAGAATTGCTCCATCTTCCGCGCGGATGGCCGCGGCCGCGCCGGAATGGCCGTTGTCGTCGAGGAGGGGTTGATCCGCCAGGTCGCCCCCGACGCGGAGGTGCCTGTTCTTCCCGGCGACTGGGAGGTGGCATGCCGTGGACGCCTGGTGATGCCCGGGCTCGTGGATTGCCACTCCCATCTGGTGGGGGATCTGCTCATGCCGTCCTCGGGTGAGCTGCTCCTCCACCCGCCGCATGTGCGATTCGATCACGAGCGCCTGCTGGCCTCGCACCTCACCCTCGAGGACGTGGAGGTGCTGGCTTGTCATTCCATGGCCCGCGCGCTGCGCACGGGCGTCACGCTGGCGGTGGACCACCTGTCGTGTCCGGGAAACGTGTCCGGAGCGCTCGATGCCATGGCGCGCGCGGCGGAGCGGCTCGGCATGCGGCTGGTGGCGAGCCATGCCACCCACGGCCTGGATGGAGACGCACCGTCCCTTGCCCAGGCCGAGGCCAATGCCGATTTCGTGCGGCGCCAGCACTCCCATCCCCGGGTGCGGGGGGCGCTTGGCTTCCATGCCTCGTGGACGAGCGGGGACGCGTTGCTCGGGTTGCTGGGCCGGATGCGTGAGAAGTCGGGAGATCCGCTCATTTTCCACCTGTCCGAGGGGGACCATGATCTGGCCATGACGTGGGCGACCTACGGCCGACGCGTGGTGCCGCGCCTGGAGTCCTTTGGTCTGCTGGGGCCCTTGTCGGTGGCCGGGTTCGCGCGCTCCGTGGATGACGCCGAGTCCATCGTCCTGGCGCAGTCCGGCACCTGCGTGGCGCTCGGCCCGAGGACGGCGCTGCTCGTGGAGCCCAGTGGCCGCGCCCTGGAGACGCTGTATGGCCGCCAGAACCTGATCGGCCTGGGCAGCGCCGGGCACGGCAACCTCTGGGACTCCATGTCCTCCACGCTCGTCACCGCCCTGGCGGCCGCCCGGGGGTCTCGCCTGGTGGATCCCGATGGCGTGGTCGCCCAGGTGTGCTCGGACGGTCCGGCGGAGCTGTGCTCGCGCCTCTTCGGTGTCCCCTCCGGCTCGGTGGAGGAGGGGCGGTTGGCGGACCTGGTGGTGTTCGACTGCGTGCCGGCGCTGGACACGGACAGCGGGCAGGCCCCGTATCTGTTCGGTCAGCTGACGCGCTCGCGCGTGGCGTGGACCATCGTGGACGGCCGCGTCACCGTGCGGGAGGGCCAGTTGCTCGGCGTGGACGAGATGGCGCTGGCGCGTGAGGCCTCGCGCGTCCTGTCCCGGCTCTGGGCCCAGGCCCGCCTGCCCGAGCCTCCCGAAGGCCCCTCGCTCTCGCAAGAGCGCCGGTCATGAGCCTGTCGAGCGCGTCACTGGTGGAGTGCTTGCGCCAGGCCCGGGAGCGCAGGGCCCCGCTGCGGGAGGATCCACGGACCACCGCCTACCGGCTCGTCAATGGCGCGCCAGAGGGGGTGCCCGATGTGACGGTGGACGTCTTCGAGTCCCTGCACGTGGTGAGCCTCTACCGCGACTTCTCCTCCGAGGAGGAGGCGGCGCTGCTGGGGGCGATGGACAGCGCGTGGGCGCCTGCGCTCGTGTACCTCAAGCGCAGGCCCCGGGAGGCACGCCACCTGGCCAACGTGGCCCGGGACAAGCTCGCGCCGGAAGAAGCCGTGCGAGGCGCCTCGGTGGAATCGGTGGTGGCGCTGGAGAACGGGTGGCGTTTCCTCATCCGCCCGGCGCAGGGCCTGTCGGTGGGGCTGTACCTGGACATGCGCGACACGCGGGCGTGGCTGGCGGGGCAGGTGCGAGGCCTCACGGTGCTCAACCTCTTCTCCTATACGTGCGGCTTTGGCGTGGCGGCCCACGCGGGGGGGGCCCGGCGGGTGCTCAACGTGGACGCGAGCCGGCGCGTGCTGGACTGGGGCGAGGAGAACGCGCGCCTCAACGGACAGCTCGTGGAGCGCTACGACTACGTGGCGGGGGATGTCTTCGATTGGCTCGAGCGGCTGGCGCGCAAGGGTGAGACCTTCGACGTGGTGGTGGCGGATCCTCCGTCCTTCGCCACCACGCGCACGAGCCGCTTCTCCGCCGCGAAGGACTATGCCTCCCTGGCCGAGGCCTGCGCGCGGGTGGTGGTTCCGGGGGGGCGGCTGGTGGCCTGCTGCAACCTGGCCACGCTGGCGCCGCGCCGCTTCGAGGCCATGGTGGCCGAGGGCGTCGCCCGGGCGGGCCGCCGGAGTCGGGGCGGGCCGAGCCTGGGGCCGTCGCCCGTGGACTTTCCGGCGTCGGCGGAGCACCCAGCGGCCCTCAAGGTACGGGTGCTCGAGCTGGCGTGAGGCGTGCCTCAACTCTCGTGGCCGCCAGGCCCGTGAAGGCGCTATCGTGGCACTCCCGTGCCTCCCGCCACCCCGCGCACCCCCGTGCCGTTTGGCCAGTACAAGCTGCTCGAGCGCCTCGCCGTGGGCGGTATGGCCGAGGTGTTCCTCGCCAACCAGCCCGGCCCGGACGGCTTCGAGAAGCCCGTGGTCATCAAGCGCATCCGGCCCCACCTGTCCAAGCAGCCGGCCTTCGTGCGCATGTTCCTCAACGAGGCGCGGCTCGCCGCCCAGCTCAACCACCCCAACATCGTGCAGATCCACGACCTGGGGAAGGTGGGGGAGAGCTACTACATCGGCATGGAGTACCTGTTCGGCCGGGACACGCGCCGGGTGGTGCCCAAGGCCGAGTCGCTCGGCATCTCCTTTCCCATGGTGTACGCGCTGAAGATCGCCTCGTCCGTCTGCGAGGGCCTGTACTACGCGCACCAGAAGGTGGACCTGTACGGCTCGCCGCTCAACATCGTCCACCGGGACGTGACGCCGGAGAACATCTTCGTGTGCTTCGACGGCACGGTGAAGGTGCTCGACTTCGGCATCGCCAAGGCGGCCAATCGCGCCGAGCAGACGACGCGCGCCGGGGAGCTGCGCGGCAAGCTCAGCTACCTGAGCCCCGAGCAGTGCCTGGGCAAGCCGGTGGATCACCGCAGTGATTTGTTCTCCCTGGGCGCGGTGCTCTACGAGTGGTTGACGGGCTTCAAGCTCTTCACGGGCGAGTCGGATGTGGCGGTGATGCGCAGCATCGTGGACGGCAAGGTGTACGCGCCCTCCTACTTCCGCGCGGACATCCCCGAGCCCGTGGAAGCCATCCTCATGAAGGCGCTGGAGCGCGACCGGGACAAGCGCTACCCGACGGCCTGGCACTTCCAGCAGGACCTGGACCGCTTCCTCAACGCGTACGACTTCACCCCGACGAACCTCCACCTCTCCAACTTCCTCAAGCAGGTCTTCCTCGACGAGCTGGAGGAGGAGCAGCAGCGGATGCGGGCCCCGGCCGAGCCCGAGCCCGCCGTGGCTCCGCCCCCTCCCACGTTGGATCTGGAGCTGCCTCCGGACGACGCCGACAGCGCCCCCTCGGGTGGCGAGCGCATCGTCCCGGTGTCCGTCACCGCCGCCCAGCTCGAGACGCTGGAGGCGCTCGCGCGCAAGCACCACGTCCCCGTGGGGCGCATGGTGGGCGAACTCCTCACCGCCTGGCTCAAGTACCGCTGACATGCCCCGCATCAAGCTGACGGTCGAGTACCAGGGGACGCACTATGTCGGGTGGCAGGTGCAACCCAACGGCGTCTCCATCCAGGCCCGGTTGATGGACGCCGTGGAGCGGCTGCTCGGCGAGCGCGTGCCCGTGGAGGCGGCGGGCCGCACGGACGCGGGCGTGCACGCCACCGGACAGGTGGTGTGCCTGAGCACCGAGCGCGTCTTGCCACTCAAGGCGTACTGGATGGGGCTCAACAGCCTGCTGCCCGAGGACATCGCCGTGGTGCACGCCGAGGAGGTGCCCGCCGAGTTCGATCCGCGCCGCTGGTCGCTTGGCAAGCGCTACCGCTACCGGCTGAGCAATCGGCCCTCGCGCTCACCCCTGCTCCGCGCGACGCACTGGGAGGTGTTCACCCCTCTGGACGTGGAGGCCATGCGGCGCGGCGCCGCGCACCTGCTGGGGCGGCATGACTTCTCCTCCTTCCGGGCCTCGGATTGTCAGGCCGCCCATGCCCTGCGTGAGGTGCGCCGGGTGGAGATTCAAGGGGAGCGGGGAGGGTCCCTCTCCATCGCCGTGGAGGGCACCGCCTTCCTCAAGCACATGGTGCGCAACCTCGTGGGCACCCTGGTGGAGGTGGGCAAGGGGCGCCGCCCGGCGGATTGGGTGGCCGACGTGCTCGCCGCGAGGGACCGCAAACGCGCCGGCCCCACCGCGCCCGCCCAGGGACTCGTCCTGGAGGA from Melittangium boletus DSM 14713 includes the following:
- a CDS encoding di-heme oxidoredictase family protein — translated: MLSRSTGMAAAMLVAGLLAGEGQAAVDGVQPSGSSALFYVNTTSWADIHYKVNNGGQLNVRMTVTNGRNQYTVGNLVRGDTIDYNFTYWDISCNCARDTAQTRYTHGSSTGGDGGVDAGTPDSGTDAGTPPDAGTPGDAGTPPVLGAIVPLYNSSTPLEPSQVENTSQALITRVGGRVRDRHARESQYQAYDHYLSLYFVNRTFWVEIVDEVAKGGNQITVNLHTIYPFDGPDFRAFFRGINTVAEYWHNARFTRVNDYLFTSSVSYNAKEGRAIRNGDRMEIEIGVFLKQPVEGRWNYYSDVWLYMVGGGGIVPFEGVGALRDSFPLPETAWSGGRGTMNYPFSDEPASRFKQMVLNMAPVNAQPFVEGRRLHHTNFRDGTHSESGNPVFTEQVGKLGTNYIEVSCIACHVNNGRALPPAVNTSLTRSVVKVGRVNGSTVTADPALGSKLQPRSTSGTPEADVRITQWVNSSGTYADGTAYQLRKPTYGFTNVIPTHFSARITPQLIGMGLLEAIPESAIAALADPSDTNKDGVSGRMQTVLDPQTGQTRLGRFGWKASASSVRHQVADAFNGDMGVTSSLFRTLDCGSAQAGCSGSSTELSDQDLDKIVRYISLLGVPARRDLNDAQALRGETLFQSAGCGKCHTATLTTSAYHPKAELRGQTIHPYTDLLLHDMGTGLADNLPDGIATGAEWRTPPLWSIGLTPAISGGEAYLHDGRARTLQEAILWHGGEAQAAQQAFVKMSSSDRDALIRFLKSI
- a CDS encoding MGMT family protein, whose protein sequence is MSTTVTITMHERRFFERIYQVVEQVPSGQVSTYGDIAIIVGGGCDARVVGLAMGDLGPRAAQVPWQRIINRSGGISTQEGVGQRELLRAEGVEFDDKGKVLLERFRWAGPSAEWAAKHGFTPLPARGTSKDEEDKSQLRLF
- a CDS encoding amidohydrolase family protein gives rise to the protein MEGRLVLKNCSIFRADGRGRAGMAVVVEEGLIRQVAPDAEVPVLPGDWEVACRGRLVMPGLVDCHSHLVGDLLMPSSGELLLHPPHVRFDHERLLASHLTLEDVEVLACHSMARALRTGVTLAVDHLSCPGNVSGALDAMARAAERLGMRLVASHATHGLDGDAPSLAQAEANADFVRRQHSHPRVRGALGFHASWTSGDALLGLLGRMREKSGDPLIFHLSEGDHDLAMTWATYGRRVVPRLESFGLLGPLSVAGFARSVDDAESIVLAQSGTCVALGPRTALLVEPSGRALETLYGRQNLIGLGSAGHGNLWDSMSSTLVTALAAARGSRLVDPDGVVAQVCSDGPAELCSRLFGVPSGSVEEGRLADLVVFDCVPALDTDSGQAPYLFGQLTRSRVAWTIVDGRVTVREGQLLGVDEMALAREASRVLSRLWAQARLPEPPEGPSLSQERRS
- a CDS encoding class I SAM-dependent rRNA methyltransferase, whose protein sequence is MSLSSASLVECLRQARERRAPLREDPRTTAYRLVNGAPEGVPDVTVDVFESLHVVSLYRDFSSEEEAALLGAMDSAWAPALVYLKRRPREARHLANVARDKLAPEEAVRGASVESVVALENGWRFLIRPAQGLSVGLYLDMRDTRAWLAGQVRGLTVLNLFSYTCGFGVAAHAGGARRVLNVDASRRVLDWGEENARLNGQLVERYDYVAGDVFDWLERLARKGETFDVVVADPPSFATTRTSRFSAAKDYASLAEACARVVVPGGRLVACCNLATLAPRRFEAMVAEGVARAGRRSRGGPSLGPSPVDFPASAEHPAALKVRVLELA
- a CDS encoding serine/threonine protein kinase, whose product is MPPATPRTPVPFGQYKLLERLAVGGMAEVFLANQPGPDGFEKPVVIKRIRPHLSKQPAFVRMFLNEARLAAQLNHPNIVQIHDLGKVGESYYIGMEYLFGRDTRRVVPKAESLGISFPMVYALKIASSVCEGLYYAHQKVDLYGSPLNIVHRDVTPENIFVCFDGTVKVLDFGIAKAANRAEQTTRAGELRGKLSYLSPEQCLGKPVDHRSDLFSLGAVLYEWLTGFKLFTGESDVAVMRSIVDGKVYAPSYFRADIPEPVEAILMKALERDRDKRYPTAWHFQQDLDRFLNAYDFTPTNLHLSNFLKQVFLDELEEEQQRMRAPAEPEPAVAPPPPTLDLELPPDDADSAPSGGERIVPVSVTAAQLETLEALARKHHVPVGRMVGELLTAWLKYR
- the truA gene encoding tRNA pseudouridine(38-40) synthase TruA is translated as MPRIKLTVEYQGTHYVGWQVQPNGVSIQARLMDAVERLLGERVPVEAAGRTDAGVHATGQVVCLSTERVLPLKAYWMGLNSLLPEDIAVVHAEEVPAEFDPRRWSLGKRYRYRLSNRPSRSPLLRATHWEVFTPLDVEAMRRGAAHLLGRHDFSSFRASDCQAAHALREVRRVEIQGERGGSLSIAVEGTAFLKHMVRNLVGTLVEVGKGRRPADWVADVLAARDRKRAGPTAPAQGLVLEEVFYGDGPPPRTPGGMADGGDEE